In one window of Dermochelys coriacea isolate rDerCor1 chromosome 3, rDerCor1.pri.v4, whole genome shotgun sequence DNA:
- the LOC119852650 gene encoding neuronal PAS domain-containing protein 4-like, translating to MSISLDCACCVLGKDSQQPSSVREQMARTMTIFCDHCSRPLRKMSHPRGRSGMEPSTSKPFRSTKGASKARRDQINAELQTLRSLLPISAQEKERLSYLHTMALVCLQIRGTQLFPPGSSERAPATMPDLELLSSLPGFIIALSADGKLAYISENVAHLLGFSVVELLAQGDSIFDLLDGSAHEAVQEKLHSAQEQPGTEIVFVSEMRTSRSFRVRYGGNRAVAVRGRFLALDGMTSSSILTFLGFCTPIMQLSDYRDGISYDAPFQSQHTLDMKVTDVTESVIYHLGYRREELIGQSWYSLLHPADVASAAAQHESLMCDTGRCNQHLVVRLLCKDLSWSWVQIIASKENERGKKIITCTNFSLSEEEAQYLQGQNPWHGAISAAALSPRHYAREKEHKTLPRALNPFPQETVMPNHGVPNYNPCQFPNAHQEEMLPASLQPSFTTCFPAPTVGAGLPSQETGCSILSDGQRNLSCPLSVYKSPYSQPFSSPCALCSPEVPLSPGSSLSIDACPVPVGGQSPGMSPAVFQSSETERWAISVLAEQIHSLAESLSQYTKQVQPETPNVPLWPERSIADSQLGSGQGWGNSGTVACRAEPCLNEDIITSILNNLLENGGPNSPTTALGSSPAILPSDSDSQGGPPFQIPMSPTVTCSDQCLFPQPLTTSVSFDSCAPVSLWDGDLNETSWCTATK from the exons ATGTCCATAAGCCTGGACTGTGCTTGCTGTGTCCTGGGCAAGGACTCCCAGCAGCCCTCATCTGTGAGGGAGCAAATG GCCAGGACAATGACTATCTTCTGCGACCACTGCAGCAGGCCGCTGAGGAAGATGAGCCATCCCCGAGGGAGGAGTGGGATGGAGCCCAGCACTTCAAAGCCATTCAG GTCGACAAAGGGTGCCTCTAAGGCTCGTCGGGATCAGATCAATGCTGAGCTACAGACCCTGCGCTCCCTGCTGCCCATCTCAGCACAGGAGAAGGAGCGGCTGTCGTACCTCCATACCATGGCTTTGGTCTGTCTCCAAATCCGTGGGACACAACTCTTTCCTCCAG GCTCATCTGAACGTGCTCCTGCCACAATGCCAGATCTGGAGCTGCTGTCCTCATTGCCAGGGTTCATCATTGCTCTCTCTGCAGATGGCAAACTGGCCTACATCTCTGAGAATGTGGCCCATCTTCTGGGCTTCTCTGTG GTGGAGCTGCTAGCCCAAGGAGACTCAATCTTCGACCTACTAGATGGCTCAGCACACGAGGCTGTGCAGGAGAAGCTCCACTCCGCTCAGGAACAACCAGGCACTG AAATTGTGTTTGTCAGTGAAATGCGCACATCCAGGTCCTTTCGAGTGAGATATGGAGGAAATCGGGCTGTGGCTGTGAGGGGCCGATTCCTCGCTCTGGATGGGATGACCTCCTCCTCCATCTTAACGTTCCTTGGCTTTTGCACTCCCATCATGCAACTGTCTGACTACAGGGATGGCATTTCATATGATGCCCCGTTCCAGAGCCAGCACACACTGGATATGAAGGTCACTGATGTCACAGAGAG TGTCATTTATCATCTTGGCTATCggagggaggagctgattggtcaGTCTTGGTACAGCCTCTTACATCCTGCAGATGTTGCCTCAGCAGCTGCCCAACATGAGAGCTTGA TGTGTGACACTGGGAGGTGCAATCAGCACTTAGTGGTTCGCCTGCTCTGCAAAGACCTGAGCTGGTCATGGGTGCAAATAATAGCATCAAAGGAgaatgagagaggaaaaaagatcATCACCTGCACCAACTTCAGCCTCAG tGAGGAAGAAGCTCAGTATCTCCAGGGCCAGAATCCATGGCATGGAGCCATCTCTGCAGCTGCCCTGAGTCCAAGGCACTATGCCAGAGAAAAAGAGCACAAGACACTGCCAAGAGCGCTAAATCCCTTTCCACAGGAGACAGTCATGCCTAACCATGGGGTACCCAACTATAATCCGTGCCAGTTCCCTAATGCCCATCAGGAGGAGATGCTGCCAGCTTCCCTACAGCCTTCCTTCACCACCTGCTTCCCTGCTCCCACTGTAGGGGCTGGGTTACCCTCCCAGGAGACTGGGTGCTCTATCCTATCTGATGGGCAGAGGAATCTGTCCTGCCCCCTCAGTGTTTACAAGTCACCCTACagccagcccttctccagtccttgtGCGCTCTGTTCCCCAGAAGTTCCCCTTTCTCCTGGCAGCAGCCTTTCTATTGATGCTTGTCCAGTCCCTGTAGGAGGGCAGTCCCCAGGCATGTCCCCTGCAGTGTTCCAGTCCTCCGAGACAGAAAGATGGGCAATCAGTGTGTTGGCTGAGCAGATCCACTCCCTGGCTGAAAGCCTATCTCAATACACAAAGCAAGTGCAACCAGAGACTCCTAATGTCCCACTGTGGCCTGAGCGATCCATTGCTGACAGCCAACTAGGGtcaggacagggctggggcaacTCTGGAACAGTGGCTTGCCGAGCAGAACCCTGTTTAAATGAAGACATCATTACCAGTATCTTAAACAATTTGCTGGAAAATGGGGGTCCAAACTCACCCACCACTGCACTGGGGTCATCACCTGCTATCTTGCCTTCAGACTCTGACTCGCAGGGTGGCCCTCCATTCCAGATACCCATGTCTCCAACAGTCACCTGTTCAGATCAGTGCCTCTTCCCACAGCCTTTGACCACCTCCGTGTCATTTGACTCCTGTGCACCAGTGTCCCTATGGGATGGAGATCTCAATGAGACTTCATGGTGCACTGCAACAAAATAA